The DNA sequence ACTCCGCCGTGACACAGCCCGCCGCCCTTGAGATCCCGCTCCCAGAAATTCACCAATCCGTCGGACGACGCGGCGTAAACCACCGCCGCCAACCGGTTCACCGCCAGCGCCGTCACGGCGTTCTCCTGCCTCAGCAAAATTCCATCGATCACGTGCCTCGTCTTCTTCTCACTCACTTGCTTCCTCCGCCACATCTTGACGGTTCCATCGGCGGCGCCTGTGAGCACAAACGCGCCAAACGCCGCAACCACCGAATTCACGGCGTCCTCGTGGGCGTCAATGGATTCTAAGCACTTGGAATCGGAGATTCTCCAAACCTTAACCGTCTTATCCCAAGATCCAGAATATAACAATCCTGCTTCTTCGTCCAAGCTCAAGGTCGAAACGGCGTCGAAATGCTTCACCTTAACGGCGCTTCGATTCCTCCGAACTTCGACGTAATTCTTAGGGTTCATTGAACTCTTAAAGTATTCCTTAAACGTTGGCAAGCTTCCAACGCGCTTGTATGAGCTTGGATTCTTCTTAGAAACCTTCCAGACTCTGATCTTTCCGTCTTGGTGACCGGTGTAGATTTTCTCGTCGGAGATTACGATCGTTTTGACGAATCCGCTGTTGGATTTGAATCCGGCGAAGTCCTTGAGATCTTTCCAAACCCTAATGTTCTTGCTCTCGGAGCCTGTGTACAACAAGCTTCCGTTGACGGCGAGGGAGTAGATGTGTCCTTCTTCGCGAACGATGGATCCGATTAGGCCATTTTGGGAGTAAAACGCGTCGTTTTCGATTTCGTTTTGGTGGAAGAAGTTTATCGAAGGTAAGAGCCATGGCGATTTGTTGTATGGAGAGGAAGAGACGCTGCTGGTGGTGTTGTTGTATGGAGACATGTTGTAAGGAGAGGCGTtattgctgctgctgctgctgtcCGCTTGGGCGGAGCCGCTGGTCACGCGGCGGTTGTGATCTTCGTCGAAGTGGTTGGGTGTGTAGAGCGAGGTTGGATCGGAGCTACGAAATATAGCTCCTAGCTTAGGTCGGCGAACGACGCCGTTTCGTTGTTCTATTAACATTGTGCCACCACTATCGCCGCCGCCTCCACCACcttttgtatttttcatctaatAATCAATACGAAGAAAGCGTGCGTTGTGAAATTATTTGATTGATAGGAATGAAGGAATAATGAAATGGAAAGTTGGGAGAGAGAAGCGGGGTAGTGGTTATATATAGAGTTGTATGGAACAGTGGCCACTGGGTGGTGGACACGTGGTTCTAATGGGAAACCGGGACTGCCGGTTCTAATTGGAAACTAGCAACTCAATATGGACATGGTTAtcaattatgaattatgatttttcatttttctgcGCCCAAGAAGAAATAACAATTGTTTGTTTTGAGTGTTGAAGTGATTTAGTATTGTATTTTTGGGTTTgtatagataaaaaatatttgggaATGAGAATAGTATGTTTGACATTTGAAATTTCCATAGAAGGAAGGGGGTGTAGTCTCGTGTATTATCTGACCTTGTAGGTTGTCAACAATGAATATGACACGACCACGTTTTGGAGCGTTTCGTATCGTATATAGTTTGTAGAGTCAGCTCCTCCATGCAAATGCAAATGGCCTGTGCTGGACGGTTTCGATGGCATGTCATTAGGCTTCCCAAGATTCTTTTCATTTATCCATtcttaatattaattaataaataatcaaCTTTAATTAATTGAGTAAtcatcttattttatatatgtaataatttattaactaataacagatttttaaataaaatttaaattttcaataaattaattcttgatcTATAAGGTCAAAGATATGGCgaaaaatcaaaaagatattaataaataaataattatttatgttattgtgatactatatatatatactcaataAGTAGTTCTAATctcatttttttcctttcataACCCTTGACTTTTGCTTGCAAACTGTGATGCACAGTTTCAACGGCAATGTATATAGACATATTTAACTACTGTTAATTTTCAAACAAGGGATCGGATCACCTAACTTTATACGATTTTGAAAATCCTTCATGAATTTAATGCTAAACTTGTATATATttaaccaataataataataataataatttttattaatacaaCCCAAAAATTATTAAGAAACACGTGACTACTGAGCTATATATATGTGATACATGATACATGTGACGAATTTTTACTTATTATCTAGAACCATATACAATATGGTAAGGTTTCAACACGTATAATAGAGTGGATCAAAATTGTATACATAGGAAGTTCCAAACAAGAGGAGGAGCAAAAATGAGAAGGACAAACTTTGTTGAATGGTTTGTTTTATTTGCCGTGTAGCCAAAACATGGGTTCGGTTTCTCTTCCATTTTGCTTCTTTTCATAAACAATGAAATGTTGCCAAGTCATAAAGTTGGTTGAACCATATATGCACCTTTATGGTAATGGTACGAAccatttattaattattaccaTTTCTTCAACGCCGCAATAATTTCAATACCTTTCATATGCTTAAATACTGCACCAATTAGTAATCTAGCTACGTCTTCACCATATATTGCAATCTTTATCTTGTTTATTTGTAGTTCTAAATTAAATTTGGATTATTAGTGTATAAATAAGGACCACCTTAGAATTGATTATGGTGATGATCATATGGTGTGAAAAGGACCTGGCCAAATTATATAACCTGAATAATGTAGAGTAGAAAATTTCATTGGATTCATATGTAATTATTCAATGAGTTGTTGTAGAGGTCTTTGGTTAATGAATTATTGGAATTGATATGTACGGCAACATctcatataatttttatatactgATAGTATAAAATAATTCTACACATATATCTTATCGTATATCATTGTTATATATTATTAAGAATaactcattttaaaaaattattatttaaaaatttatttaattgaataaatttaattaaaataattataaattcttatattgttaatatattaaaaattaaatccttCAATTCTAAAAGTAtctatgatttttttattattaaaaagatatattaatCGTAAAATTAGAAGACTAAATTAATTCGTGTGATAATTCAAGGATCAAAATTAACTAACATACATGGTTCAAAGGAACACtgaaaatgaaaaaatgaaattaatCATTAtcgttaaaaaaataaaaaaccaaattaattaatattttattaagattatttttaatataaagataaaaatagtgTTTTAATTGAACAATATTatagaaatatataaaaaaaatatgttaacatgcattttatatattatcaaaataataacaCGTATTCAATACATATTTTGTGTTAGCAACATGATAACACATGTTTAACATGTATCTTATACATGGTGCGTGCAATACTTATTTTAACTCTTTATCTATAAAATTTATCCATATATAattatttcaaataatttaatttttaacaaaaatatcaatatttttcctgtgtttcatataaaaaaaaatttataaccgaTATTTCAACTTTCTTATTCTTGTGAGGAGATTTTTTACTTGTCATGTGCAATAAGATATACGTGTTTGGCCTGTGGAGCTTTGAAACGATTTAAGGGGACAAATTTGGCATGTGTACGTAAGCATTACGAATAATGCTACTAGAACAGTGAGCTTGGCTATATATCAATTCAATGACCATTTTTATTATTGAAtcctaataaataataatacattGAACTTTATATAATACGTAATACGTATACACGTGTGATCACGGCGTTAAATAAAAGCCggacaaaataaattaagaaagaaaataacatattttCTGGTGGTGAACCACATCTGCTTGTTTTCACTTTTCAGGAGGAATCAATATAATGAGAAATTCACATCCAATGCATggagaaatattattttgacgtttaaaacgtcttttttttttaactattttttaataattaaaatttaatatatataattaattaaattatgttatttttattaaaattaaattagataaattaatttaactaaaaaaaataataaattaaatcttaagttagtttaaattaatattatttttttataaaaaataattataatatttttattataaaaaataattaaaatattcttatttatatatatatatatatatattaattttaaaaattctaaatcctaaccctacaatagagaaataaagaactaaaatttaatatttttaaaattaatatatataatagaaatattttagtcattttctataatagagtattgtagttattttctataaaaaataatattaatttaaaccAATTCAAGATTTGATATATTATTTTTCGGTCAACTCAATTTGTCTAgcttaattttaacaaaaataacacaatttaatcgattatatatactaaattttaattattaaaaaatatttttataaaaatacgtTTTTACCTTCTTCTTTATCTGAGTCGCTTCCTATTTTAAATACTGAATATATACTTATTATagtaagtatttttgttgttgtcTTATTATAGTAAGAATTTGAGCATTAagagtaattattttggttttcatataattttaaaatgattATTATGAGTTGGATCAACTCTTTAttttaagttatatttttttaatcttaaattgcaatgtttttttttttagtttattatgtttataaaatataaataaaaaagaaattaaataccATAACATTGCTTATAAACTATTCCTAATATAAATGAGGATACATATTGAATAACTTTTATATATAgcttcaaaataaaaaaagaaaatgttttgaatctaaatttttttaatactatgttataaaattatttttttaaaagaaaataattatttaataaaatgaaCTAACACCATTTAAAGTATATATAGAGGATATTTTATTCCTGGTAGGTAAAggtaataatattattattgcagcttactttaatttaaaatgtGACCAAACGCTTTTTACCTACATTATTTTGACTTCAAAATATGCATGCATCATTTCATTGTAAGTTTGTAACTACGTCTGGGATTGGATGCCATTTTGCGCTAGCGTATACAACCAGACCAGTATTTTCTTATTATACTAATTAATTAGATTTCATTAGATATGGttcacattttaaaaaattatatatatgataGTATATATCTGATCCTGATCGGATTAATTTTTTGCATGGTCAAATTAAAACAATTCGTGTTTCGAAATTTTTAAAGTATaacttttatttcattttttttatttctcataTATATTCAGTGCTTTCTTGGAACTTTGAACACTATTCAAATAAATTCTACACCTATTcaaaatttaaagttaaaaacGAAGTATTTTTTaggtatttataattaaaaattatgaagttctatttaaaaatttagagtaaagtatgttttgtgtttttaatatttgtatttttttttaaatattcttaATGTTTAATggtatttaattttgtttataatatttttggtttatattaaaattatttctgGATGTTAATTCTATATCTGAAATATTGGAGATAAAATTGAAAACGtttagaaataattttaaaataaataaaaattttaaggacaaagttaaaaattaaaatttattagaaataaaattgaataaaattaaaaattaaggatatttttaaaaaaataataaagtactgTTTTAGTTCTCAATAGGGTGAATCATATTTTAATCGTCATATTTTTAtcctaaaatatttaaaataacataCATTAATGTTATTCTAATGTCAAATTCCTCACTAACAATTAACAAACTTAATATACtgttaataatatttttattaaagttacgttttttcaattctcttttcttacttcatcttctcaacaagtttaaatatttttttctcctatttccttctttttcttttatactATTAATTCTTTAAGATGAATTtaaataggaagaaaaataaaatagaagaataaaatttagacttattaaaaagataaaagtaaaagaaaaatattaaataaatataatttttacaaaaatattattaacaaTACATTAATCTTGTTAACTGTTAGTAAAAAATTTGatgataaataatattaatatcattttaaatattttaaaatataaataaaatgattaaaatattaaaaattaaaataaaatttatatcaaacattaaaaattaaaataatattttattttttaaaaaaattataaatcttaaaaataaaaaatatactttaattTATCAAAAACTTTATTATCACTGACTAATATATTATTAGATGtgcaaaacaaaattcaaattctcaGTACTAAATTAATACTTGGTTGTCCATTTAAATTCATAATGTAATTTTTGTATACATATATACTTGAAATTCAGTGAATCTATATATATGaatgaataattaatttatctgGCAGGATTCCACTTTGGATCGTAATATACACGCATGGTTCATATATTTAATTACTATAACTATACACAAGATATCTAGAGAGTATTAGTATATAGTATCTGTGATTTTCCGTATCGGATGCATACATATACATgcaaattattaaaaaattaagagaaaaagtTTCGTGAATCTAACAACATATATACGTGTCAGTTATAAGGCCACAGCATGTCAATATTCTCACCTACATTAGGGGGTGCCCAAGATTTTGTCTTAGGACACTTGGCAAAATATGTGTAACGTTTTTGATAATTTGTCTTAGATCATGACGAAGTTCCCTTAATTTCTTGCATTAATTATATCTCAATCTAGCTTTTCGGTATTGCATAGAGTCACAAAAGAAATAATACTCTAAATTAATAAAGTATATAAAGAAGGTATGTAAATTactctcttttttattttaggtACACTACTACTCAACTATTCAACCAAAAAGTAATAATATTCAACTACTACTAGTAATTGTTTTGTGCTTGAATAGTTTAAGTTAATTACGATGTTGTGTCTGCTAATCATCAAGCACGTTATCCTAACCCTAAACATTATTACACTTACGTAATAATATCCTTAAGTGGCAAGATATATaagatgaattgatgatgcatGATGCATGCTATAGAAAATTGATATTGATGAAGTCTAGGGTTTGATGGAAGCAAAAAATCTAGGCGATGAAATTGCTATTAGTGGCAAGTGTACACTAAGCTGTCATGGTTTATGGCTACTTCgaaattatacaaaaaatataataatacaatACGTTATCATATGAGAGTTGGTATTAATAATACATGTTATAAATTCACAAACCGCctaaataataatgataatagtCCTTATTTTATAATATACATGATAGATATTTGAAAGCAATTTCCATTCACTAATTAGCGAACCCTAATTTTTGGTCAgccaaaaaattaaagattaatttattataaatttaaattttatttaaaaattttttattaattaataattattatatatacaagATAAGATTAAACTCTAATACTTACTTAAAtggataaataaattaattatttaaccaaattaattaataGTTTATTAGAATAATCCAATGTGCATGCATCTTAGCTATTCTTGCCATTTTGCCATAAAAAACCAATATATTAATAAGCTATAATTAATGATCCAATGTGATCGATGGATCGGAGTTCGATATAAtgataacaaaaatatttgataataaaaaaatttaattaaaaataattataatttatcatatttaatatttattaattattataataattaataaatatttaataaaataatttttttttatctataacATTATTGTaatgataatttttttctattgctccttttATATAGAGTCATGATGAGTCTTATAGGATGGCTGGTGGTGGATATATATGAAGCCAATCATAGAGTTTGGTATAACATCAAGAAGACATAAATAATATCcataagaaataagaaaaaaacatggaaaaaaattgttttcctatatatagaaaaatatactaaaaaatagtACATATagttagagatataattattaatattgtcttttttattaatttagatttaaaaaagtatttaaaaCCAAGAGGTTACcaattaaaaactaaacaaaatcatattaatttatattaataattaattttaaattttttaaattcaaattttaaaaaatttaaaattaattaattaaacctAATTGAAATctataaaaatctttttcatcttTCTCACATTAATCTACCCATCTCTAACAATTACACACAAACCTCTCTCTCTCACCGTCAAGCCTTCTCCGCCTCTCCACCGCGACCCACTCTTCCGATCGCTTCCGCTTCTATTTTATAGCAGTGAATATAACATTCTGAAACATAGCAGGACCAAGCAAGTACCAAGCAGTTTCCCTTAGAAGCGGAACCGGCTTATCAACCTTCTACATGTGCAACTTCGAGGGCTACCAAGACACACTCTACGCCTATTCCATGCGTCAATTCTACAACGACTGCCACATTTATGACACCgttgattttatttttg is a window from the Arachis stenosperma cultivar V10309 chromosome 3, arast.V10309.gnm1.PFL2, whole genome shotgun sequence genome containing:
- the LOC130967870 gene encoding protein JINGUBANG-like, which translates into the protein MKNTKGGGGGGDSGGTMLIEQRNGVVRRPKLGAIFRSSDPTSLYTPNHFDEDHNRRVTSGSAQADSSSSSNNASPYNMSPYNNTTSSVSSSPYNKSPWLLPSINFFHQNEIENDAFYSQNGLIGSIVREEGHIYSLAVNGSLLYTGSESKNIRVWKDLKDFAGFKSNSGFVKTIVISDEKIYTGHQDGKIRVWKVSKKNPSSYKRVGSLPTFKEYFKSSMNPKNYVEVRRNRSAVKVKHFDAVSTLSLDEEAGLLYSGSWDKTVKVWRISDSKCLESIDAHEDAVNSVVAAFGAFVLTGAADGTVKMWRRKQVSEKKTRHVIDGILLRQENAVTALAVNRLAAVVYAASSDGLVNFWERDLKGGGLCHGGVLRGHKLAVLCLAVAGNLVFSGSADKNICVWKRDESGIHTCLSVLSGHTGPVKCLTVKEEEDRRQGQRRKGDQRWIIYTGSLDNSVKVWRVAENAPELKMIQGWPLPSHGGTPGRDNSSTAGSSPSSLPVTSAISGNFNNNLQININNINDVYPKRLQSQS